The window CCCGATACAGAATATCGGCGCTTACGGGGTTGAGGTCAAAGATCGCTTGTTAGAACTTCGCGCGCTTGATCTAGCCAGTGGTACGGTCGAGACATTCGATAACCGCCAGTGTGAATTTGCCTATCGGGACAGCGTATTCAAGCAACGTTTTAGTAATCGTTTTGCAATCATTGATTGTACATTCAAACTGAACAGTGTTGCTGAACCACAACTCAGCTATGGCGCTTTACAGAATGCTTTTAATCACAATCAAGGGGCTCTATCCCCACGACTTGTGCGTGACTATATCTGTCAGCTTCGGCAGTCCAAATTACCAGATCCTCGGGTAACCCCCAATGCCGGCAGTTTTTTCAAAAATCCAGTAGTATCCGAAGCCAAGGCAAAGGATATTGAAAAGCAGTTTCCAGAATTAGTGAGCTACCCGGTCGATGAGGGTCGCAAATTGGCCGCAGGCTGGATGATAGAACAGGCAGGTTTTAAGGGTGTCCAACGTGGTTCAGTCGGTGTTTATGATAAGCAAGCTCTGGTGCTAACCAGCAATGGCTGCGCCAACGCCAGTGATTTACAGCTATTGGTTGATGAGATTCGGACCCGGATCGCAGAACTTTTTGGTGTCAGCCTCGAAGTTGAGCCGCGAAGCTATGATTGTCATGGGCAGCAGGTTTCGTAGCCGACAACTTTTGACAGACGGTTTATCTCGTCGCACAATCAATTTTTGCACCACCCAAGGATAGCTCTTTGACTACCTTTGCGTTTGACGTATATGGCACCCTGATTGACACCTCTGGCGTAACTCGCCAATTGTCTCTTTATCTCGATGAAGAGGGGGCTTCGTTCGCCACCCTATGGCGAGAGAAACAGCTTGAATACTCTTTCAGGCGCGGATTGATGGAAGATTACAATACCTTCGCAGGCTGCACAGAGGATGCTTTTGACTATTGCTGCGAGCGTTTCGGTCTTGAATTATCCAGCCAGCAGCGCCATGAGATATTATCCAGTTACGAGACTCTGCCCGCCTTTGAGGATGTAGCCCCTTCCTTGCAATTGCTCTCGGAGCAGGGGCTACCTTTATGGGCTTTCTCAAACGGAACCTCGGATGCGGTCAGCCGCGTGTTGGATAACGCAGGACTGCTATCCTATTTCAAAGGGATTGTTAGTGTTGACGATGTCAAAACCTTCAAACCGGCGCCAATCGTGTACCATCATTTTTCCAAATGTAGTGGATCAGCACTTGAGGATTGTTGGCTGGTTTCTTCGAACCCATTCGACGTGATTGGCGGCATAAGCTGCAATATGAAGGCAGCCTGGATACAACGTAATCAGGAAATCGTTTTTGATCACTTTGGTATCCAACCCAACCTGATACTTCCCAGCCTATCGCATATTCCCAAGACGCTGGATTATTAGACCTATTCGGCTGGGCGACGCTGCACAAATATTGATATACCGGCTAGCAGTCCCGAGAAAAGCATCAGCAGGGTTGATGTGGCGTTAATGACAGGTGTTGAACCTTCCCTCAGGCGATCAAACATGGCAATCGTTAAGGGCGCATCTGATCCAACCAGCATCAGCGTGGTATTGAAGTTTTCGAACGACATCAAAAAGCTCACGATACCTGCCCCGATAATTGCGGGCTTCAGATAAGGCAAGGTAATGGTCATCACGGCGCCCATGCGGGTTGCCCCCAGATTTAGGGCGGCTTCTTCAAGGCTGAGATCAAACTTCCTTAACCGGGCAGAGATAACCAGTGTCGAAATCGTGGTGATAAATGCAAATTGACCCAGTACGACCAGCAGCAAGCCGGGTCGCAACGATTCAATATCGATACCAAACAGGTCATCCATGTTATTTGCCACACTACTGCTGAAAATCAGTATGGAGACCCCCAGGATAACCCCGGGGATTACCAAGGGTACCAGCATCATAATGTAGAGGAAGTTTTTACCCCAAAAATTCTCTCGTTCAAAAAGAAAGGCATTACACAATGCTACCGCTAAGCTGAGGAAGGTTGTTGCCAGAGCAACAATAACGCTCGTCCAGACACCATTTAATAATTCAGAATCGTGGAAGATACCTAAGCGGGGTTCCTGGGTGCCCAAATACCAATCAAATGTCACACCTTTCCAGGGCAGG of the Aestuariirhabdus haliotis genome contains:
- a CDS encoding ABC transporter permease, yielding MISSIPISRKFRTTYALYVALFFLYLLLPLLVVILFSFNDSLFPSLPWKGVTFDWYLGTQEPRLGIFHDSELLNGVWTSVIVALATTFLSLAVALCNAFLFERENFWGKNFLYIMMLVPLVIPGVILGVSILIFSSSVANNMDDLFGIDIESLRPGLLLVVLGQFAFITTISTLVISARLRKFDLSLEEAALNLGATRMGAVMTITLPYLKPAIIGAGIVSFLMSFENFNTTLMLVGSDAPLTIAMFDRLREGSTPVINATSTLLMLFSGLLAGISIFVQRRPAE
- a CDS encoding haloacid dehalogenase type II yields the protein MTTFAFDVYGTLIDTSGVTRQLSLYLDEEGASFATLWREKQLEYSFRRGLMEDYNTFAGCTEDAFDYCCERFGLELSSQQRHEILSSYETLPAFEDVAPSLQLLSEQGLPLWAFSNGTSDAVSRVLDNAGLLSYFKGIVSVDDVKTFKPAPIVYHHFSKCSGSALEDCWLVSSNPFDVIGGISCNMKAAWIQRNQEIVFDHFGIQPNLILPSLSHIPKTLDY
- the murB gene encoding UDP-N-acetylmuramate dehydrogenase, encoding MIKQQVSLQHLNTLRLSCIASHYCQVSSIEELVEAANYARLQQLPLLLLGEGSNLVLPSKIRALVVKIELKGVRQKATDSGVIVTAAAGESWDSLVAQTARDELWGLENLSLIPGTVGAAPIQNIGAYGVEVKDRLLELRALDLASGTVETFDNRQCEFAYRDSVFKQRFSNRFAIIDCTFKLNSVAEPQLSYGALQNAFNHNQGALSPRLVRDYICQLRQSKLPDPRVTPNAGSFFKNPVVSEAKAKDIEKQFPELVSYPVDEGRKLAAGWMIEQAGFKGVQRGSVGVYDKQALVLTSNGCANASDLQLLVDEIRTRIAELFGVSLEVEPRSYDCHGQQVS